TATTTTCTAAGCTTCTTAACTGGCAGGTCTTGGAATTTAGGGGTGGCTGCCACATTTTGGAAGTGTCTCAGGACAAAGTCGTTGGCCACTTCGAGGAGTTCCGTTATCCCATAAGCCTCAGCGAAAGATGCCACGTCCAGGCAGGAGTGGGCGTCCATTTCCTGTTCCAGGAAGTCAAGGCACAGCAAGAGGGCGGGCTGGAACTGGAGCTGGAAGGCAATGCAGGTGATCTCAAAGACACGTCCCCAGCAGAGGGGGAGGGACCCGCTGTAAGAGCAGTCAATCAGGGCCTCCAGCTCAGAGGCCTCCAGGAAGGGAAGGGCCACACAGGGCTGCTGGGATTCCTTCATCCCGCTGGTGAACATTCCCCGGAAGTAGTCACTACTGGCAGACAGGAGCACTCTGTGGACTTGAgtcaggagagagaagaggaaattGATTATTGTTGTTATCTCATAAATAGACTACTTCCACATCTGGTTTATCATGACTCTTATGAATTCAGATGTAAGACAAAAGGCATAATATTACAATTTGTTTTGATCCCAGATGAGTCCCCAACAATTAACAAAAAAATATACAATTCAtatttaatattattattttgttattatatattaatatactaataatattaatatatatCATCCTATTATTCTTTTTTACAGTGTTTTCTGTAAGTACATGGAGTAGCCAGCCAAAAAGAAAAGCCAGCCAATGAGTTCCaggctggggggggggggtggtggtCCTGGTGTGATTTTATTTTGCAGCACaagctctattttggtggcctctggtacattctaatgcATTGATTCCATTCAAACTACACAGCTAAATGATTGAATGACTTTACAATGATGGCTTTAAAATGACTTTTGCAATAAAATTTTACTGAAAATATATGACTTCAGTGTGTTGTTAATTGTTTTGGATAACGTCAAAGCCTAGACCTATATGATCAGACCTACTTTCTAAGTAAGATAACCTTTTTACATTAAACCTTTCTTCTATTGAGATTTAAGTCATATTTACTGCAAGATATGAATTGCCACAATTATTTTTGTTcttcaaattatgtattttattggCTCTGCTGCTGTGGATACTTAGGGTAAGACAACCAttgtgtaattttgtaatttgagtgaactatccctttaacagttcggcctgtcaatcaatcactgtGGGTGGGACTGAGGGAAGGCGGTAGATTAGTAATCTAGTCAGAAAAACAAGTCTAGTCTGCCCTTAAAATTACTTTTATTGGGGCAACAACTAAATCTAGTTTATTTTGGCAAAAGCctaagaaaaaaacaatttccctgtttgactgttAGGttgtatgggtattatgactcatactgtggtactctatatacAGACTTTTCTGACTAGCGAATTGAAACTTTAAATGAAACGAAGCCTTGTTAATGAAGTGGAAAATGAAACCGGCTGACAATGAATCTGTTATTGGCTGATTAGTCGACAGCCGGTGCTTAGGGAAAACACTgcatttaaaggcccagtgcagtcaaaaacgtgattttctaGTGTTTTatacacactgagtgtataaaacattaggaacaccttcctaatattgagttgtcctcagaacagcctctacaaggtgtcgaaagcgttccacagggatgttggcccatgttgactccaatgcttcccacagttgtgtcaagttggctggatgtcctttgggtggtggaccattcttgatacacacgggaaactgttgtgcatgaaaaacccagtagtgtggcaattcttgacacaatctaaccggtgcgccttgcacctacttactaccataccccgtttaaaggcacttaaatcttttgtcttgcccattcactctctgattggcacaatccatgtctcaattgtgccaaaatccttctttaacctgtctcctccccttcatctacactattTGAAGGGGATTTAACAAGtgccatcaataagggatcatagctttcatctggattcacctggtcagtctatgtcatggaaagagttactaacattttgtacactcagtgtgtaatTCTACACTATGAGGTTCGattaatactgtgaaattgtgaaaattatgataatgccattttagtgtaagagctgtttgaaaagaccacctgaaatttctgTCTGTTTTGGTGTGATGGGGTTTtgtcctgcctggtgacatcaccgggtggtaaattagttaataaacCAATACGAAAGTGAATTCAAAGCtctctgtcaataacagctaattttcttttttcccctccccactcagaccactccaaaTAGTccagctaaattcttgcttgagaaattttTCTTTGCTAAGAtaatatatttttgtttcttgttgaccattttaatttaaaccaAATACAGTTAGgttcttaattgttacccagaaatgatttgatattaagATAAAAGAAAAcatgctgcattggacctttaacatcTCATTTAACATCACATGCTCAAAATCAATATTATTACCTGTATCGGTTATTTAGCTTGATCCTGGACGAGCCCCCATGAATAAATTGTCTCCACTATCATTCAACAGTACATAGTTGTGATGTATTTTTACTTCAGTCTACTCACCATGAAATGATGTCCCACCAACCTCCAGCTCCACATCACAGCCCACTCTCTCTGCCCACAACTGTCTGATGGACTGAAGACTGACCTTCATCTGTTCTTCAGCAGATCTCTTATTTTCTTCtgccctcttcttctctcccctcttcatcttctcctcctcttcactgCAGAGTTCTAGAACTCTGGGGACCCCTAGTGTTGTAGCTGCAGTCTGTATCTGGGCCAGTGTTTCTCTGTTCAGAGCTGCTATGGTCCCAGTGTAGGCAAACTCAAGCACCCCTGCCAGCCCCACACACCCCACTTCAGGACCCAGACTGATGGATATCACTGTCTTTATATACATGTCaatatctctcctctccctcctcttatccatctcctcatccctctcctgcAGTCTCTGGTGTACGAGGGAGCTGACAGCAGCCAGGACAGGGGAGTGCGCGTGGTGACGCTGCCCATCCTCAGTGCTCAGAGTCAGgtcagtgaggagagaggagtccCTGAGCTGCTGCAGGGTTTGGAACATTTCTCTTGTATAGGAATCTCTGCCGTATACCCTTATTGAATCCACATCCTCTATTCCACCTTTCTGCCCTCTAACAACTGTCCACTCTTCTTTTAGTTCTTTCACTTCTTGAacgtcatcctcctcttct
This genomic interval from Coregonus clupeaformis isolate EN_2021a unplaced genomic scaffold, ASM2061545v1 scaf2559, whole genome shotgun sequence contains the following:
- the LOC123488900 gene encoding kelch-like protein 26; the encoded protein is MFQTLQQLRDSSLLTDLTLSTEDGQRHHAHSPVLAAVSSLVHQRLQERDEEMDKRRERRDIDMYIKTVISISLGPEVGCVGLAGVLEFAYTGTIAALNRETLAQIQTAATTLGVPRVLELCSEEEEKMKRGEKKRAEENKRSAEEQMKVSLQSIRQLWAERVGCDVELEVGGTSFHVHRVLLSASSDYFRGMFTSGMKESQQPCVALPFLEASELEALIDCSYSGSLPLCWGRVFEITCIAFQLQFQPALLLCLDFLEQEMDAHSCLDVASFAEAYGITELLEVANDFVLRHFQNVAATPKFQDLPVKKLRKYLKSNSLFVPSELVVFKAVVVWIEACPSQRLKFTKELVKNIHFPLMTFTEFSEVKTAKLWTECNMKHLYMTILEDFRSYHVTPWSLCRVYQPKDSLVLAL